The Ornithinimicrobium faecis region GACCCCAAGAGATCTCTTCCTGCCCCCTGCCGTGCGACGTTTCGCCGATCAGGACCGGGCCCTCGTCATTGGCCACGGCGCCACCAACTCCCAGCCGAGCACGGTCAAGACGATGCTCGATCTGCTGGCGGTGCGCCCCGGCGACCGGGTGCTCGACGTCGGCAGTGGGTCGGGCTGGACCACAGCAATCCTGGCGCGCCTGGTCGGCCCGGAGGGGCAGGTGCTCGGGGTGGATTTGGAGGAACCCCTGGTGCAGCGCAGCGCAACAGCCCTGTCCCGTATGCCGAACGCCCGGGTCCGCGTCGCCGTCCCGGGAGTGCTTGGGTCACCCGAGGACGGACCGTTTGACCGCATCCTGGTCTCCGCTGGGACTGCCGCGATCC contains the following coding sequences:
- a CDS encoding protein-L-isoaspartate O-methyltransferase family protein — encoded protein: MAVRSDRAADPVARAMALTPRDLFLPPAVRRFADQDRALVIGHGATNSQPSTVKTMLDLLAVRPGDRVLDVGSGSGWTTAILARLVGPEGQVLGVDLEEPLVQRSATALSRMPNARVRVAVPGVLGSPEDGPFDRILVSAGTAAIPQELVDQLTPDGAMVLPLAGRLVRLTREGRETAPGHYQFVPLR